In a single window of the Rhopalosiphum padi isolate XX-2018 chromosome 1, ASM2088224v1, whole genome shotgun sequence genome:
- the LOC132917657 gene encoding ras-related protein Rab-18-B-like isoform X2: protein MDPSVLTTLKILLIGQSGVGKSCLLCRFTDDTFNEDNAVTIGVDFKMRKITVDNNNIKLALWDTAGQERFRTLTPNYYRDGQGAVLVYDVSNRDSFTCLETWINELNRYSTKTNIIKMVVGNKIDRERQVTREEGIAFARRHQTLFIETSAKTKEGVYMAFEELVRKIINTPSLWEKLEDANVVRCNDDHSVSEEKYCYC, encoded by the exons atggaTCCATCAGTtttaacaacattaaaaattttattaattggtcAAAGCGGAGTAGGAAAATCATG tttGTTATGCAGATTTACAGATGACACATTTAATGAGGATAATGCAGTTACTATTGGTGTAGAttttaaaatgagaaaaataactgttgataataataatattaagctaGCCTTATGG gaTACAGCTGGACAAGAAAGATTTCGTACTCTGACTCCAAATTATTACCGCGATGGTCAAGGTGCAGTACTTGTTTATGATGTTTCAAACCGCGATTCATTTACATGCTTAGAAACATGGATTAATGAACTTAATAGATACTCTAccaaaaccaatattattaaaatggttgTTGGTAACAAAATTGATCGG gaaAGACAAGTCACGCGAGAAGAAGGAATTGCTTTTGCTCGTCGTCatcaaacattatttattgaaacTAGTGCTAAAACAAAAGAAGGAGTGTATATGGCTTTTGAAGAATTAGTTAGAAaa ataataaatacacCAAGCTTATGGGAAAAGCTCGAAGATGCCAATGTTGTTCGATGCAATGATGATCATTCAGTATCGgaagaaaaatattgttattgttaa
- the LOC132917657 gene encoding ras-related protein Rab-18A-like isoform X1 has translation MSLCGRCTPPDDENWLPHGVFFLDRSIVLLLCRFTDDTFNEDNAVTIGVDFKMRKITVDNNNIKLALWDTAGQERFRTLTPNYYRDGQGAVLVYDVSNRDSFTCLETWINELNRYSTKTNIIKMVVGNKIDRERQVTREEGIAFARRHQTLFIETSAKTKEGVYMAFEELVRKIINTPSLWEKLEDANVVRCNDDHSVSEEKYCYC, from the exons ATGTCATTATGTGGGAGATGTACGCCGCCAGACGACGAAAACTGGTTGCCGCATGGTGTATTTTTTTTGGACCGGAGTATAGTACT tttGTTATGCAGATTTACAGATGACACATTTAATGAGGATAATGCAGTTACTATTGGTGTAGAttttaaaatgagaaaaataactgttgataataataatattaagctaGCCTTATGG gaTACAGCTGGACAAGAAAGATTTCGTACTCTGACTCCAAATTATTACCGCGATGGTCAAGGTGCAGTACTTGTTTATGATGTTTCAAACCGCGATTCATTTACATGCTTAGAAACATGGATTAATGAACTTAATAGATACTCTAccaaaaccaatattattaaaatggttgTTGGTAACAAAATTGATCGG gaaAGACAAGTCACGCGAGAAGAAGGAATTGCTTTTGCTCGTCGTCatcaaacattatttattgaaacTAGTGCTAAAACAAAAGAAGGAGTGTATATGGCTTTTGAAGAATTAGTTAGAAaa ataataaatacacCAAGCTTATGGGAAAAGCTCGAAGATGCCAATGTTGTTCGATGCAATGATGATCATTCAGTATCGgaagaaaaatattgttattgttaa